Within Topomyia yanbarensis strain Yona2022 chromosome 2, ASM3024719v1, whole genome shotgun sequence, the genomic segment AAATCTAACCAGAACATAAAAAGCGGATTATTACTGCACAGAAGTGGTTAAATCGTTTCTGTAAACAATCTTCTTAGTACATATTCTGAGATACCTTCCTGTTGGTATGAAGTTTTTACTGGTTCACCCACTGTTGCAGAAGACCTGCTTAACCAATTATTTCTTGAGAAACTTAGACTTCTCTATCGTTCAGAATTACTTTAATACTTCATTTCCTTACATGCCATGAAGCTTGGTTGAAGTCTTCTACGTCCAAGTTTTGTAATCCGTTGCCACACAGGAAAAATTGGCAGAATATCCACGTTTcaattttcgaagaaatgtTTAGCCCTCAGATGCTGCCTATCACTATAATTCGAAATAATCAATACCTTCAATGACTTCGTTCCTTAATGATGCTTCGAATTATACACAAACACATTtgacgtttttattttattattattttattagtgtacgaGCAGAATGTTTGTCTCACTATCGAATCCATTTCGTCGTTTCTTAAGATTGTATTTTGCATttcttttatatgttttatatgATTGCCatgagtattagtattagtttgGACCGCACATATTATTTCTAATTCGCATTTCTTTCGAACCATTTTTAAAAGCGCATTTAACATGTCAACGAATTATGTATTTTTGGATAAAAAGACATACGtcaatatttgtaaaaaatttcatttttggttGAATATATCAAGAGATCTATGTGTTTTTAGGTTTCCATATTTTGTCGCGAACAAACTTTACATTGCAAATTGACCTAAGAATGGGTTATGACCACCTTCAAGGGTGTTTGGAATATAATAGAGTATGTTAAAACGGTGCctacttaaccctccggaagtcgcgcatgacactgaatgagcagccgcagtTGCCCAAAGACAATTCGCtagcttttcagagcagcgtgcactcagtgcaccagcgcgactgccggaagattAACGGAAGATCCCAGACTCATCACCATTTCCACACAGACTAAaatacataacactatgaggaaattcatcCCCAAAATGTCAATACACTTATTTTTCCAGAACATTAGCTCCTCCTTCTATACACGGCCCCATGCACTCATTTGCTTGTCGGTCATCCCTCGAGCTTGGTAACCATTTTTCAGATttggaaatatttaaattacatgACAGTTAAAAGACCAAAAGTGGTTCAATTGAAATGGAAGatacaaaaagtttaaaactaactaaaaatgaaaaaaatggtgtAAGCTCAAACGATAGACATTGAAAAAtgttaatttaatttgatttgtttgagcactctggaaaatttataaataggtctggaaaaacctggaaaatcagggaatttcATTTTTAGAAATGAGTCGACACCCTGAAAAAGTTTTGTAGAAGAGCTTGAAgtcgcagacgcagggacgggtcggaggcctTTAAGTTGGCTCGTAAAGTATACAGAAAAGCccctgcacaaatgtctcaagtctcaacgagattagcggattaaataagttactttcgaaatcgaaagattttcatgtccgttcgattagaactgctaatggtgaatactcgccggacgaagatgtagtgctcaactgtctttttgacataCACTTTTTAGGCTGTATGAAGTCATCACTGATGACTGCCATTGAGTtattttcaggtagttctgattcttgggcatttgctcgtagaattgtgacaaccgattcGATCAAATGGGCAATTGACAGTTTTGTTCCGTACaagtctccgggaaaagatggaatcattccagctCTACTacaaagaggatatgaacacttcatcacttacttgtagtcttgccaTAGGATACATTCTACTAGcgtggcgagaaataactgtaaaaATCATTCCCAAAGGTCGCCGAGTTACTTATGAGGAGGAAAAGAACTTTAGACCGATCTGTCTGACCACCATCTTTCTCAAATCAATGGAACGTTTAATTGACCACTACATTCGGTATGTTAGTTTGGGCGaacacccgctgcatgcaatgcatcATGCATATTAGCGAGGGAAGTATACTACCACCCtattacacaatgttgtctacaaaatagaaaaagccttttcacaaaaacaatcaaatttAGGAGCTTTtttcgatattgaaggtgcttgtGGCAACGTgcctttcgaatccattttggaagcagtacGAGGTCATGGAGTGCCAATGCTTAGCaatcgacatctgtgctcatcgttagaCAAGTAAGGAAACTGAgtatctgcggatgtcctcaaggtggtgtgctgtcaccacttctatggaacatTGTCGTAAATAGGAGATGGCTTGTTgcggaaacttaatgagcttgggtttccgacatatAGTTTTGcgtgattatcatataatgattaccggtatttgcattaacccACTTTGTGATATGAtacaacaagccttatgtgctgttgagcaatggtgtctttaTGTTGGACTaccagttaatccaaataatgGTGCTTTttacgcaacgaaggattacaaccggattTCGTCCATATCAGTTCTTTGACTCTTAAATGAATATCGCAGACCGAGTTAAGtgcgttggggtaattcttgactcaaaacttaattgaacatctcacatcgatttcaggatcaaggaCGCTTGCATGGCTTTCGACCAATGTAGACGAGCTTTTGGCAAATCttacccaagtacattcagcgGATCTACAccacaattgttagaccaatactggcttACGCGTGTCTTTtttggtggcagaggggagaagTTATGACAgttcaatcaaagttaaaccgtCTTCAGAGCATGGTCtcgatggcgatgactggtgcgttctcgacaacacctactgttGCTCTAGAGGcattcttgaacataaaaccactgtatgtgtttctgaaacaagaagcactttcttctGCATTCTGTCTTAAAGTTACTAggttttggaacagtaacccaatagatcgtgcaactacccacacaagactgtggcccctaATGGTCACTTGGGATGAGTAtgcacttgctcccagtgaccttactcTCACCTTAGAATTTTCAATATGAGAATTTCTCTTCGCGacgaatggctgtctggctggatggagcttgaacttgaagaatacgtagtttgttatactgacggttctttgttggatggCCGatccggtgctggtgtctattgtcgtgaaatgagatttaaccaatctcattcgcttggtagatactgtaccatattccaagcagaaatctttgcgattctgtgtggcgtacgatcggcacttcaacagggaattcgcggtaaaaaaatatgtttgctTTGACAGGCTACCTTGAAAGCACCTTGTTCGGTGGATTCGAGATCGATATTAGTAATCGAATGTtaaactcaaatcgaagaacttagcctttcaaatgctatctaccttctatgggtatcCGACCATatcggtattactggaaatgaatgggcgctGCAATTGTCTCTGTTGGCCCAGAACCAGTTCTAACACTGttgataagttggataaagcacaagattcgctcttgggctgcatctgaacatgccaaccattggcgtagcttgcaaacaaagacttttccgCCGGATGTGAGTTCGAAAacgtcaaagaatttgttgcgtTTTCCAAGAACAATTGCTATAATCAGGGCACTGGCTGggcattgcaaactcaattatcgcatggctactattcagcgtgctgagtattattcatgtgatctttgtgagtGAATTCGGTCACGGAACTTCATCTCATTTGATATTTAACTGCCCGGCATGAATGAAATTGCGTATcctgatttttggttctccatatatagatgaacctatgtgcagagagctgaaactcaacgatatgcttttgttcctaacccagtgcgCAAAAGACCTATAATTTAAGaggtatttgaatgacaatattttattatattcgttACATTCGCTTACTGTTTAAATACAAATTTCTAATTCCCTCCGGGGGTCAGAtgttttattcctgctattgcagcacctgcagatcgttcagcatccttaCGGGAGTGCAGAATACCCTGTTTCAATTGTTCCGTGTTATTTTGCTTATCTCTAACCTTACCGCTTTTGgaagggaaatgatgaaaagacaaatttggcaaggcacaaatcgaTCAACATGGGAACGTGCCATAAACAAGAACCTCGGAGTCTGCTCAGTCCCATTTTGTAACTGAATTGAATGTTGTCCTTTCGTCATAGCCACCCAAATTCAATTCACTATCTCCGTCGTAGCTTCCAAAATATTGTAAGCTCGTTGATTCGGTTCTAACCTGTTTAGTTCAGAATCAAGAGCTCCTTCGACGGCGAAAAACTTCTTCGTCGAGCCATGCAGGTCACTGTGACTCATACCTTTGTCGACAATTTGTTCTACTGCTCCTTCACTTCTGAAATTCCTTCCATGGATACGCTAGCTTTTTCGGGTCCTCGTCGCTAATGGATCATTCTTTTAACCTATTTGAATATTCAGTCTGGTGAGCAAATACACGTGCTCAATACCGATGATCATGCCTGGTTTTGCCTTACTGTAACTGGTGACTAGGAGACCTTGTAGAGATGGGTACTCTTTTACTAACTCgggaatatatttttttagcatttttgctttttttcactgCAATGTGTcactaaaattatttttctgtgtATTACCAGCGCTGCTatgcaacaacaacaacttcaGCAGCAGCAGTTGCAACAACAACAGATGCACCAACAACAAATTCAGttacaacaacagcagcagcagcagcaacaacaacagcagcagcaacaacaacagcagcaacaacagcagcaacaacaacagcagcagcaacaacaacagcagcaacaacagcagcagcaacaacaacaacaaaacacTCCCCAAatgcagcagcaacaacaaattcaacaaatccagcagcaagttctacagcaACCGAATCAACCAACGGCTCCGCAGAATATTCAGCAGCCAACTCTGCAACAGCAGGTGCAACACAATGTTAATCAAATCCAACAGAAGATGGCTCAACAGCAGCTGCTTCAACAGCAAAAGCAATTGCAACAACAGCaactgcagcagcagcagcaacaacaacaacagcagcaacagaTTCTGCTTACTCAACCACAGCAGCAAATActgcaacaacagcaacaacagaaTCCTCAGCAGCAACAAATCATACACCAGAATCAAATCCAAATGCAACAGGGACAACAAAATCAAATTATACAACAAGTcattcaacagcaacagcagccaGGGCAACCAAAGCAGAATATTCAGGTTGTATTCAAAGGGCCTCAGaatcaacaacaacagcagcaacaacaacaacaatcacAGCAACAGCAGCTGCAAACTCCTCAACAACAGATCCAACAGATTATGTCCAATTTGACTGCTGGCACTGAAGGACCAAACacacaacaacagcaacagcagaagATCATTCGTCAGGTTACCATCAACCAGGGTCCTCCGGGTAGTGTCCAACAACAGCCCCAGCCCCAACAACAAATTCAGCAAATCGGTCAGCAGCAGATCCCAGTTAGTCATCTTTCACAACAGGTTCAGCAGCAGGTACAAccgcaacaacaacagcagcagcagcagttaaTGATACAGAGAACACTTTCACAGCAGCAGTTGGGTAACCCAGCAGGGTCTCAACCGGGTTCAGCTGGTCAATTAATTCAGCAGCAGAGTATCCAGCAACTACAAGCTGGACAAGGCCAGCAGCCAAAAATCATCCAGCAAACAATTATTCATCCACCCATTTCGACCAACTATCAAACAATCACAAAACAGCTGATTGTTGGTCAACCGCAAAATccacaacagcaacagcagcagcagcaacagtcgcagtcacaacagcagcagcagcagatcATGCAACATCAGCAACAAATGCAAAAACCGGCAGGACCTGGCCAACAACAGGGCCCGCCGCAACAGATTGTGCAGCGTATCGTTCAACAGCAAGTGCTTCAAGGCCCACCCGGTAGCAATCAAGCAGGAGGACAACCGCAAAATATTGTCATTATCAACCAGGGAACCAATCAGCAGCAAATTATCACTTCCTCGTCAGGTCCTTTGCCGGGTCAAATGCAAGCTATGACACAACAACAACGAATTCAGTATATGCAAAACCTACAGCAGCagaagcagcaacagcagcagcagcaacaacagcaaccACAGCAGATAATCGTTAGTGGAGCTGGTCCTGGTCAGCAAGGTCAAATTTTGCAACAGGCCGGACAAAACGTGGTTCATATTCAACAACGATCGTTACAGCAGAGCATTAATCAACAATCTGCTATGTCAGGACAGtcgcaacaacaacagcagcagcagcaacaacaacaggtGTTGAGTTCCGGTGGGCCAGGCTTGATGCCTGGACAGCAAACCGGCCCACCTCAACAACAGCAAACAATAGTCGTGCAGCAGCACCAAATGGTTCCGGGTCAGCAACCAACAATCATACAACAGCAAATGCTTGCTCAACAACAGCAACATGCACAGCAGCCCATGATTATTCAGAGTTCTGCCCCTGGACAGCCACAGCAACAAATCATTCAACAGACCCTTTCCACCAGTGGTGGCACCGTTCATCAGTTGTTGCAACAATCTGGCCCATCACAGGGGCAAGGCCCTACGATTCTACAACACCAGATCGCTGGACAAGGTCCCCCGCAAACACCTCAATCCATGGAAGGTCAAATTTTACAGCAAACAGGCCCAGGAGGCGAGATTATCCAACAAGTGATACCTGGTCAACAACCTGGCCAATCACAGCAGTGGACGCCGCAAAGTCCCATCCAACAACCGAATCAATCTCCAATACATCAATTCCAACAACAAGCTCAAGGACTCCCCCCTGGTGCTACTATTATCCAGCAAACAATCGTTCCACCGGGAGCTGCCGTTCCTGGGCAGCCCGGTGTTGTACCAGGTCAACCTGGAGGACCTCCACAATTTGTTCGATCTACGCTTCGTCCTCAAGTACAACGACAGTACATTCAGCTGGATCCACAAACTCACGCCACTCTACAAAAATTAGATCCCGCCAGTCGGCAAGAGTATATTGATCGACTGGGCAAGCAACGGGTTTTAATGCaacggcagcagcagcaggctGCTGCTTTTCAAGCTCGTCCGGGTCATCCGGGGGTCCAACCAGGAGTTCGCCAGCAGCAAATAATTTACCGGGGACCAATGCCTCCGGGACTTAACCAGCAGCAACAAATGCAATGGATTCAGCAGCAAAATGCTCGCCAAGGAGTGGTACGTCCCGGTGCTCCAGGCCTTAGTCCTATCACACAACAAAATGTAGCACCACCCGGTTCTCCAATGGGTCAGTTTCCAGTGGATCCTAACACTTCTccccagcagcagcaacaacagcagcagcgaaTTCAGCTTGAGCGTCAACAACAACATCGGTTGCTTCAAATGCAGCTGCAGCGAGAGCAAGCTCAAAAGGGTGCCCAGGGTCAATCTCAGCAAGGCCAAGTCATTTCTCCGCGTGGAGCTGGATTTCCATCGGATGTCGTTGGCGATGGCACTGCTACAATAGTTCAGCAAACCATTGTCGGATCCCCTGTTGGACAACCGCAGGATCCGAATGGTACACCCGGTGCACAGCAGATGAAGAATCAAACAAAAACTGCCCTGGCAAATATGCTCAGCAATCGACTAGGATCGAATGGCAGTGTCGTTCCCAATCTTCCAGAGGGAGCTTCTGCAGCTGAACCTTCCGCCGCTGGAACATTACGTATGATGACAGCTCAACATAATGCCGCTTTACAACAAACAATGACCCCTCGGTCTCCTCAGGAATTAATCGTActtcaacaacagcaacaacgtCGCAGTCTTGGCAATATCACCAACGCCGGAGGAGCCCCGGTTGGCACTGTAGTCAACCAAATTGTTCAGCAGGTTCCACCGGGAACACCAGGTATTCCGCAATCGCCCTCAACCATGAAAAGTGCCCCTCCATTCAGTCCTGGACGTGCTCCTCTCCCACGACCCCAATACTATGGACACAATCCTAACCTTAAGCTTCCGCCGGAATTGTTCCTTCTCGGATGCGTGTTCGTCATCATCGAGTACGATGAAACGCATAAAAACGATATTGAAGACTGGAAAACCATCATCAGAAAGCACGGTGGtgaaattgaacaatactacaGTCCCAAAGTAACCCACGTTCTCTGTCGAACTCAAAGACATGGCGTTGTCATGCAGGCCATCCGTGACGCCAAACGATGCATCACTTCCTACTGGTTGAACGACATAGTGCTTAAAAAGCAACTGCTTCCACCATGGCAAGCGCTACATCTTCCAACACCATCCATCTTTGGTAATCAGAAACCAGCCCCGAAGCACAACATGTCTATCACTGGATTCGAGGGCGACGAGCGTATCCGTATCAAACAGATGATTGAAGAATCTGGAGCAAAAATGACACCGTACTTCAGCAAGTCGAACACGGTGCTGGTTTGCAAGCGAATCGACAACCAGAAGTACAAGTATGCCAAAGAGTGGAACATCCCGACGGTCAACACGGTGTGGTTAAGCGACATCCTGCTCGGTAATCTCAGCGCGATGCAGCAGTGCGACGGGCCAAAATATCAACAGTTCAATCTGAGCTGCTCGTTCCGGATCGACTACAATCTGGTGATGCATCTGATGAGTTAGTTTTTCTGAGATAACGTGTTAATCATCGTTACTAactaaacaatttttcatttattttagctGCCTGGAAAGCTCCGATTAACCTTACTCCAGAATCACACGAACGTGTGAAGCGTAGCTTGTCGGAACCTCCACAGCCGGTGTCTGCGGCGAAGAAGATTCGTACGCTTCCGCCGTTGGAACCGATTCCCAGCGAGATCATCTGTCAGCGTCAACCAGATGCCGATAGCATACCGAAAATTTTGTTCTCTCAAATTGATAATACGGAAGGACTTACCAGGGCCGTTATGTAAGTATTCACTAACATGAATTGATTTTGATAAACCGATTAGTCAGAGGTTTTCAATTCCTATTTCTCTTTCGAGTAGGACACTTGGTGGTCGTATCGCTAACGGACCGGCGGATGCCACGCATCTGGTAATGACACGAGTTGCTCGAACTGTCAAGCTCATTACGGCGTTGACCAGTATCCGGTATCTGTTGTCCAGCAAGTGGATTACCGAAAGTGCCAATGCCGGTTATTTCCTACCGGTCGACAACTACCGGTTGGATGTTAAAGAACTGGACGACACCTTCAAATGTGAACTCTATAAAGTGCTTGAATCGACCAACCGGAATAAACTGTTCGAAGGAAAGATTTTCTTTATTACTCCCCAGGTGAAACCATCCATTAAGGATGTAAAACAAATGATTGAACTGAGCGGTGGTGTGGTAGAAAAAAATCCACGCTCTGTCAAAAAGATCCGAGAAACGAACCTAGATAAACCGGGATGTTATGTGATCGTAAGCTGCCCGGAGGACCGCATCTTTATTCAGCCATTCATTCAGAAGAGCAAACACGGAGCGTGTCAGATCTGCACAACCGAGTATGTAATGCAGTCCATATTGCAGCAGAAGCTAGCAATCGAGCCACACATCATCAAATGGGAACTGGTGTCGTAAGATGTAAATAGTTGGAATCACAAGCAATAGATTGTGTTTGAGAAATGTTTGAAATGCTATAGAATAGTGAAGAGCCCAATAAAAACAGTACTACCATTGAAAAGGGGAGTTGATCCCAGAGCAGCATACTGCAAAATCCAAATTATATGAAGATTATTTAACCCATAAAGCTACTATATCATGGAGatatattttcaaagaaaaaaaaaatatgtataagtCTGGATTAGTGTGTACACACAGTCAGTAGAGAAGATGGTCGATACGTGAAAACCATTGCCGTTAAGATAATTCTAAATGAAGGTAAAATAACAATATAGTAGAAATCACGAGTGCATTTTATTCCTACCATACGTATATTAATAAACAAACCAGTATATACGAACACGAAAGATACCGCATAGCCAGGCAAATGTGAAAACTAAATATACGGACACAATGAACTAGTACGATCGTTTAGTATTACCTATTTGAGAAAGTTCTTATTGTATGTTAAGGAATGCAAACGTTATTTTCGGTGTGACTGTTCTTTCACTACCGTTATAATTGACGGGTAATATTGGAAAGGCAAATCATTTCTTCCGAAATAAATCGACCCCAACTAAACAGGCAATGACACCTTCCATTACAACTTGGTTTTGACGAATTTGAATCCGTAATCcgaatatattggctcgattGGTACGTTCTTCATgttattcaaaaaattgtgccttgccatgtcgTCTCACcactttcctgatgggaagCGAAAGCGAGATGAAAGAAAATGGTAGGGAAATGGAAAATGGCAACACAATGCAATCACCATACAAAATAGTAAACAGCTTGGATTCTCCCCAAGGAATAATTAACTCTGCTGATAAAGCCTCTTCATCACACCGGGCTagctttaaatttaaatttaaaaatgttaaaaaaaatgaatgaaacgaaaacattaagaaaatgaaaattaggaaggaaaaacgcttttaatccacctaacagtgtgatgagacatttcttataactcttatcactctcttctgatattatatcgtttgagaacatttagaacttgatgcttcgcgatgtttttgataacacatactacatgggatagtgcaaggactcagagaatcactcaaatcagcataggacaacatcagtgctagaaatctcaaaccaaatcaatgggaaagcgaaaaaatggcccataaaatagacatacaaacgaattattgctaatgctctgttaataaaatatctaaattcttcaatcaatgcattgtggtgggaaaactgaattttcctaaaggggttatatattatactgagccaaaaaaatcgaaattttttttgaatcgatttgaagattatactttactcaaatgtccaacgcgactgagaactaagaaatcaacgctttctCTAGAAAACGGCGATACTATCAGTGACACCATTCGcataaaatcaacagtgaatatttccagacttggttttatttcctatttaagaactattgtgttttttacatcctagattgcatgattcagtgatcgaaacccaaaacttcataaagtatttgaaattattaaattaatatttgtttttgctattgaaattgacaaaatgatagtatcgcccctttggcgattgtttactttttcggtcccagcattgaagtatcgcccttacgtttttttacaataactaccgttctacaccaccgattttgttcgtgttttttcaatagcaatcattgttactatttacagctggtatcagcttgataatcctaaaaaaatacgaaaataacagtttcgcctatcaactgctagcaaaaaaagtatcgccctgtttgtttgcatggagcgtggagggcgaaactttaaattacaaaaatacagtttcgcccgttgtattttttgctgttgtttaagaaagcaatatagtacaatcaaaatttttaggttaattggttgcgtttcaaagctatcattcgcatgtatgaaaaaagccttatgttcacatttgtaagtatcgccattttcacaaaaaagggttgaaatgaaatcgcagctcctgatataacgctatctctgaagtgcatgcgtgcatagttccaaattttacttcgacatcgactttttctaaaggtgacttcccagtagtatccttgatttgaattattatcgctaatcctaatgccaaagaacaaataaaaacctctcgaaaacgaaccgtttgggaaaatcatcatcattactggaattttcattttcacgaatcttttcgataaccttccgtcacttgcgttaatgcactgggtgcacagtgctctgaaaatctacccaaatcgtcttagggcaccagcgggtctaattccatctgcgcggcgagctaaatctgtaaagaatactaaaaattgtttttctattccataattttcagttcagcaattcgagagatcgtgctcaccgcaagccatgaaaaatagactacgttgtgaagcgatggtcactattaattaaaaaatcacggttaaa encodes:
- the LOC131684975 gene encoding PAX-interacting protein 1 isoform X2, which translates into the protein MSLSDESRVNDSVAGASSVVTGALENLKIRDDLFKTVKCFITGTLDVKVAKLLEDGGASISKFMDFITHVVCGTNYDENEISQAADLYDVPSVSEAWVIASVRLGRPASTKAYFPLKTALFSNLTFAATQLDNRDLKKLYGIVTFHGGSFRNQFDRQTTHLICGTAKGSIYTKAVGSGGVTPVTPDWVIECVKSGNLLGCEVYHPRLVITPRLFKQATQRPSTPIQKLEPEKPLASIIGFDFEENIAKTEVPTSGNGKKEEDVVGAQVQPQTAQEAQKSTAPVQTIQIQSHQQQHPQPAPQQQHQPPAQQQQHQPQAPQQQHQQPPVQQQHQQPPVQQQHQQPPPPPQQVIQNIQGQQQIAGARFARPPGPPAQQQQQHFQDQLQQVQQQQNLTRPAGPTGQSLQHQQQLQLQNQQLHQQQQIQFNQQQQQLQQQSIQQQQQQQQQQQQQQQQQQLQQQSIQQQPQQQQQLQQQSIQQQPQQQQQQLQQQQQLQQQSIQQQFQKIIMQQPQSQNTQPQQQQQQQPPQPMIQQLQQHPQTMQQPQQQPSQQPQLPNQTQHLQQQQQQHQQHQIQAQSAAMQQQQLQQQQLQQQQMHQQQIQLQQQQQQQQQQQQQQQQQQQQQQQQQQQQQQQQQQQQQQQQQQQNTPQMQQQQQIQQIQQQVLQQPNQPTAPQNIQQPTLQQQVQHNVNQIQQKMAQQQLLQQQKQLQQQQLQQQQQQQQQQQQILLTQPQQQILQQQQQQNPQQQQIIHQNQIQMQQGQQNQIIQQVIQQQQQPGQPKQNIQVVFKGPQNQQQQQQQQQQSQQQQLQTPQQQIQQIMSNLTAGTEGPNTQQQQQQKIIRQVTINQGPPGSVQQQPQPQQQIQQIGQQQIPVSHLSQQVQQQVQPQQQQQQQQLMIQRTLSQQQLGNPAGSQPGSAGQLIQQQSIQQLQAGQGQQPKIIQQTIIHPPISTNYQTITKQLIVGQPQNPQQQQQQQQQSQSQQQQQQIMQHQQQMQKPAGPGQQQGPPQQIVQRIVQQQVLQGPPGSNQAGGQPQNIVIINQGTNQQQIITSSSGPLPGQMQAMTQQQRIQYMQNLQQQKQQQQQQQQQQPQQIIVSGAGPGQQGQILQQAGQNVVHIQQRSLQQSINQQSAMSGQSQQQQQQQQQQQVLSSGGPGLMPGQQTGPPQQQQTIVVQQHQMVPGQQPTIIQQQMLAQQQQHAQQPMIIQSSAPGQPQQQIIQQTLSTSGGTVHQLLQQSGPSQGQGPTILQHQIAGQGPPQTPQSMEGQILQQTGPGGEIIQQVIPGQQPGQSQQWTPQSPIQQPNQSPIHQFQQQAQGLPPGATIIQQTIVPPGAAVPGQPGVVPGQPGGPPQFVRSTLRPQVQRQYIQLDPQTHATLQKLDPASRQEYIDRLGKQRVLMQRQQQQAAAFQARPGHPGVQPGVRQQQIIYRGPMPPGLNQQQQMQWIQQQNARQGVVRPGAPGLSPITQQNVAPPGSPMGQFPVDPNTSPQQQQQQQQRIQLERQQQHRLLQMQLQREQAQKGAQGQSQQGQVISPRGAGFPSDVVGDGTATIVQQTIVGSPVGQPQDPNGTPGAQQMKNQTKTALANMLSNRLGSNGSVVPNLPEGASAAEPSAAGTLRMMTAQHNAALQQTMTPRSPQELIVLQQQQQRRSLGNITNAGGAPVGTVVNQIVQQVPPGTPGIPQSPSTMKSAPPFSPGRAPLPRPQYYGHNPNLKLPPELFLLGCVFVIIEYDETHKNDIEDWKTIIRKHGGEIEQYYSPKVTHVLCRTQRHGVVMQAIRDAKRCITSYWLNDIVLKKQLLPPWQALHLPTPSIFGNQKPAPKHNMSITGFEGDERIRIKQMIEESGAKMTPYFSKSNTVLVCKRIDNQKYKYAKEWNIPTVNTVWLSDILLGNLSAMQQCDGPKYQQFNLSCSFRIDYNLVMHLMTAWKAPINLTPESHERVKRSLSEPPQPVSAAKKIRTLPPLEPIPSEIICQRQPDADSIPKILFSQIDNTEGLTRAVMTLGGRIANGPADATHLVMTRVARTVKLITALTSIRYLLSSKWITESANAGYFLPVDNYRLDVKELDDTFKCELYKVLESTNRNKLFEGKIFFITPQVKPSIKDVKQMIELSGGVVEKNPRSVKKIRETNLDKPGCYVIVSCPEDRIFIQPFIQKSKHGACQICTTEYVMQSILQQKLAIEPHIIKWELVS